The window GTCCATAAGCATGTTGTTGCGTAAAAAATGATTCCCTTTGAACATGATGAAGCGGCACTTGGCTGGAATTTCAGATTTGATGTCTATAACAATGGGTGAAAGGAATCTCAGTCTGGAAAATTATGACCCTAGATTTCCTTCACCCGGGCgaaaaaactttctccatatGAAGGCAAAAATATTTCTAATCCGATAACCCTAGAAAGTATCTTGGTTCTAGTCTAAAGGTGGAGTTTCAAGTCAAATTTGTATTGTTTCCTAATTTGGGAATGCCTAGACGTTAGTCATATACATTTTTATACataataatctattattttgctgacctttagaaaagaaaaatctgTATGTTGTTTTTTGTGGATTTAAATTTGTTTCTTAAGTAATTCAATATAGATATGTGATGATCTTGGAAATTAAAATCTTGTATGCCTTTAGTTTTGGCAAAAGAAGGGAAACAAAGAGGAAGATGTTGTTGATGAAGCCTGATTTGCTCcagaaagtgcggttgagaTCTTTGGAGGACCGTTTCAGCCTCTAAACGATCTCGGAATGCCAAAAAATGGCTGGGCTCCACACCAAAATAGAGTTGTGTTGGGCCTGTCGAGATCTttgaaatgagtacttttgagccatgtgttatgttttggtccgattCAGGTTTTgtggtaattttttgggttaggggcatttgtgtactttctggAATTAGGGCTTCCTTATATAATGTtattatctctttgagataagGTTATGAAGgtttgtaaaattttcaaagaaaatagtgaaacatGTTCTACTGCTCGACCGTGGATATAGCTTCCATCTTAgaggtgaaccacataaatctctaTGTTGTGTGTTGTGTGTGCTCTCTTTATTTTCGTTTTTTTTCTGCCAATCAtcattctgggcgttgttttcttaacagaAAAAAATGCACATACATATATAATTTGTTAACGAACAAGCCTACAACCTAAACAAATATGTTTCTTGTGAGAATGTCAAGGGTCCCAATATGATGCATGAAAGAAATTGTTCTTTGTATGGGCATCTACTACTATAATTCGTTGATTGATTTCATTTTGAACATATTGATACTCCATAGGTTAAAGTTTAGCATGATCATGCATTCAGTTTAACTTATATCATTTAAGTGGTACATGATATGTAACTACTTAATAACTCCCTTGCTACGTGGCAATATAGATCGGGTGGGAAAATGTTAATTGATGTGACCAATACGTCACATCAGTACTTAAATAATGGTACATTATATGTAATTACTTAATAACCCCTTGCTATGTGGCAATATAGATCGGTGGAAGAATGCTATGATGTGACCAATACGTCACATCAATACTTAAGTAGTGGTACATGATATGTAACCTTAATAACCCCCTTGATGGGCGGAGTTAGAATAAAATATGGAATATGGGTTCCTGGTTTTACAAAACATAAACTTCTCACCATCAAAAAGCCCAAGCATTTAGTCGTTGCTATGCTTAAAGATGGAAAAGGACATCAGGCAGTCCTATCCAATAGCCTTCGATGAAGGAATTCTCCCTTTCGTCATAGGCGAAAGAAAACTTGGTCAtgataattatttttatttttaatttttgggtaagattttaGCTTTAGTTTTGGCGTTGGAAAgatctttttttctattttggtcttacttttattattattattattattatataaatcTTGTTAATTAAATAAGGGTAAAAGATTTGCACAATGCCAGTTCACACCTCCTATAAAATGTCCCATATAtcttctatttttaatgttttgccATAATACTTTTCTTTCAAGGATTTTTACCCCCTAAGGTTTGCTGACCGGTACAATTGtgtggttcctctcatagggtgGTTGCAATGGTCATTCCACCACCTGACCAAATACACTacccaggtgggatccactccaCTTTTATTAGAGACACTAGAGAACCGTACCAGATAGGGGAACTGCAGATGATAAAAATTCCTCTTCCAAGACATGAAACTACACAATATCCGAGTagcaaaccctctccctttCATTCAATGTGGATATGTAATgatcatgaaaaataaaatcttatatGCCATTAATCTTGACAAAAGGAGAGCaaattacaaagaaagaagaaaagatacatAATTTGCAAATTAAAGGAACAATGCTTTAGTGACTGACTGGTCCATTTTCATTCCATGGTTGCATGAGATGTGTCATTCTTCACTACCATGAGCTTTGCATGTCTTTTTCTTAATAAAAACTTGTTTaccaacaataaaaataaaaaaaatcaactgaTAGCCGGACCTTACTTCCTCCGCTCAACTCTAACCGGAAAACCACCTTTCATTTTGGAGGACAGGTAAGACGTGAAAAATGGATCAAAACCCTTCTCTGCCGTCACCACCCGATACTGTCTCATAATTCCAGCAACCATCCTCTGCATCTGCAAGAACGCCATTTCCTTCCCTAAACATACCCTTGGCCCCGCTTGGAACACTGGGTATGTATAAGGATCCTTCCCCACAAACTTCCACTTCTCAGAATCTTCCTCCTTCTCCAGCCACCTCTCCGGTCGAAATTCCGGCCAATCTTTACCCCATATGCTCTCTGTCCTCCCCATTGCATAAGGAATGTACGAAACTCCCATTCCTTTCTTCACAACAGTCCCATCTGGAAGAACATCGTCAGTTGAAGCAAATTTGCTGTCAATTGGGACCGGTGGATACAAACGCATGGTCTCACATAACGATGCATGAATGTACACAACATGCTTCACCTCATCATAATCAAGTGCTTCTGGTTTCTCCCTTATCTCCTTCAAAATCTCTTCTTCCACATGAGAGTTATTGGAAATTAACCAAAAGAACCATGTCAAAGCTGCCGATGTTGTATCTCTACCGGCTACGATAAAGCTGATGACAATATCTGTGACGAATCGTTCATCCGATTGACCAGAACTCAAGAATTTGGAGAGAAGATCCTCTGTTTTCAGTGAagattgtttcttttttctgacGAGATTTGTTGCGTAATCTTTAACTGTTGAAATTGCTTCTCGTAGACGTTTCTCTGAACCAATATTAAGTGCTCGTTTAAGCTTATAAATTGGTGGGAATATGGAATTAAACCTCGCACTGCTTAATCGAGTTGCATCTTCAAATGCATCTGCAAATTCTGATACGGGTTGTGGGAATGATGTTGATAAGCATTCTGGATCGAACCCAAAAGCAATTTTGCAAATGTTATCAAATGCAAATCTTTGAAGGATGTCTTGTAGATCAAAAATTGTGTTTTTGTTGGCAGCTTCAGAGAGCAGGGGAAGGAGACGATTAGAGAGCTCGTCTTCCACAACTGTTTCGACGAATTTCCGGAGAGATTTGGTGCTGAATTCATGACTTGACATTTGTCTCTGAAACTTCCAGTTATCATCATCTGCGTTGAAGATGCCATCGCCGAGGAAATCGAAGAGGGTGTCACGGAAGAAATCGCCTTTAGGGTATTTGTAGAATTGGGTCTTAAGGATATGTTGGACATTGGAAGGATTAGTGATTAAGAGCTGACTATGGCCAAGAGGGCGATGAAGGAGAATGTTTCCATTGGGAGAATTTTGAAGAAGCTCTGTGGCCCATTGGTTGAATCGCTCATGATTTGCAGCTATTGTAAAGGAAGAGCCAACCAAGGGATATACTCTAGGTAATTTGCTGTTTTGAGATGAAACTGAAGAGTTCTTCTTTGAAACATAGGTTGAGTAGGttttgatgaataagaagaggaagggaagaacAAAGAGGAGAATTGAAGGGAAGAACTCAAGCTTGAGTTGTATCATGGTGGTGGGTTTGATCTT is drawn from Telopea speciosissima isolate NSW1024214 ecotype Mountain lineage chromosome 1, Tspe_v1, whole genome shotgun sequence and contains these coding sequences:
- the LOC122648536 gene encoding cytochrome P450 94A2-like; the encoded protein is MIQLKLEFFPSILLFVLPFLFLFIKTYSTYVSKKNSSVSSQNSKLPRVYPLVGSSFTIAANHERFNQWATELLQNSPNGNILLHRPLGHSQLLITNPSNVQHILKTQFYKYPKGDFFRDTLFDFLGDGIFNADDDNWKFQRQMSSHEFSTKSLRKFVETVVEDELSNRLLPLLSEAANKNTIFDLQDILQRFAFDNICKIAFGFDPECLSTSFPQPVSEFADAFEDATRLSSARFNSIFPPIYKLKRALNIGSEKRLREAISTVKDYATNLVRKKKQSSLKTEDLLSKFLSSGQSDERFVTDIVISFIVAGRDTTSAALTWFFWLISNNSHVEEEILKEIREKPEALDYDEVKHVVYIHASLCETMRLYPPVPIDSKFASTDDVLPDGTVVKKGMGVSYIPYAMGRTESIWGKDWPEFRPERWLEKEEDSEKWKFVGKDPYTYPVFQAGPRVCLGKEMAFLQMQRMVAGIMRQYRVVTAEKGFDPFFTSYLSSKMKGGFPVRVERRK